TATTGTagaagaatttttttttgttaataacCACGCGATTGATCCATAAATAATGGCTAGTGCCCAAAAAAATTAACAACAATGCAGACTATGGAGGATGGGGATGTGCAACACTCACAGAAGCTTGGCATTCTTCATCCAAAGAGCTCTCCTGAGCCTCTTGGATTGCTTGCGGAAGTGGAAGGCGCTGTCCTGCATGGTGGAGGTCCTGTCCACAAGAAGCGAGATGCGGTCGCCCCTGTCCAGGATCTTGTCTATGTTGTCAACCATGACAGTGTGTATCTGCAGATGCTCGAAAAACACAAGCACGGTAAGCTCAGTAAGCTCAGCACCATAAACCGGGACTGTATTAGAGGCGAACAGTTTTGTGGTGCTTGCCTCGCTGACTTCTCCGCGGAGGCGGTTGAGGGTGTCAGCGCTGGGGTTGctggagaagaactccatctggtGGTGGAGCACCCTGGAGAACTCGTCGTTCATGGCGTAGGCGAGCGCGGAGTGCGCGACCCTGCCGTAGTTCTTCATGAACCTCATCTGGATGTCCTCCAGGTATATGAAGGGAACCCTCCCTGCACCATGAACAAAAGTGTTAACGGCGAGCAGGATGATTACAGATAAACTGCTAGATAATGCCAGGATATAATATCTACAACTGGTTGCTTCTTCAGTATACACTATCTGAAGTAAACCCAGCATGCAATTCTATCCCAACATTAGAGAGAAGAAGAATGTAAGTAGGGCGGGACAGAGTAAGCAGAAGAGACTGAATGAGAGGGGAAAGAAACTGACTTCCGAAAGTGTCGTTGGCCATGCATAGGAAGGTGAGGCCGTCGGCGGGGGAGCGGAGGACGTGGAAGATGTAGCGGTCCTGCGCGAAGCAGAGGCGCGGCTCGGCGTCGGCAGCGGGGAGCTTCTCGAGGATGCGgcgcgcgacggcgccggcgttGCCCGAGACGGCGGCGAACTCGGCCAGCACCACCGTGCCCCGCGCCACGAGCGCGTACACGATCGCCATCCTCGGCCCGCGGCGGCAGAGTGGGAGTCGAAACTGGAgtttggaggcggcggcggcggcggcctgatcTGATCTGCCCTTGGGTCGAGGAAGGGGGGCGTATGAGTATGATTGGGAGCGGTTGTGTTTGGGGATTTGGAGCGGCGCCGTGCCGTACTGCCGTCGCCTACTGCTTTCTCTATTCACGTTTTTCTCGACTCATACTTTTTCTCTGATTATCTTCCCTTCTTTGGTGCCGTATACTCCATtcgatctcttttaattgactcggatttactaTATTATCATATTAAATTCAAGTCAATTAAAAGAATTATATGTCTTCTACTGATAATATCAGATTCAAAGGAGTAGTTAAATCTCACTTAAGTTAGATTCACTGATAATATCAGATTGAAACAGGTAATACGTAAATGGACCTACAACCACAAagaaaacaacaaaagaaaataagattATGATTAAGATCAAATATCCCAAAATCTTTGCCAAAGCCACGGTTCAACTCATCATGGTTGCGCCGTTGCGTTGCCATAGCTCATGGACACCATCGAGAAATTACACAACCAAAATACCAAAAAGATCTATAGCTAGCGGACCAAACCTTATTGAAATGTTGCATATTAGACCTTCACATATGATAGAGATTGTCAATCACGCCAAGCATATCAACAGGAGAAAGAACTTGATTTAGGCAGACGACGCCACCAATATCCTCGCACCAAGTTGTCGATCTTGCTTGCCAATGGTCTAGTTGCTACTAAAGGGCACGGTACTGTCTCTCCGGCGTTGTTCATGGAGTCGTGCTGAGTGCTGACAACAAAGAACCAACCAATCTTCCATGAATAATGATGATGAAAAAAAAACTCACATCCTCCTCGGTAGCATAGCAGCACATCAAACAAATCTAGATGGTGTTGGAGCCGAAGGACTTTTATTTGAGATAACACCGCCATCTCCGTCGGTGCAGCACCATTGTGATACCACAACTTCGTCATAGATCTTATTACACAACTTGCGAGAGTATCCCGTCCTTTCTGTCCCATGACGTCAAAGCGGTGGCCGAAGTGGGAGGGGGAGTGATTGATATGGAGGGTGGTAGGGTTTCCTTCTGTCTGACGACATACTGAGTCATGCCATTGGGCTGGGAGTCGAGGGAAAATCACTGAATCGTGAAGGAAGTGGATCTTTCACGAGAAGTTATGGTCGTGGGGCTAAGGTGATGGCATCAAAGGAGAGGGGGAAAAATCCTCACCCACATCAACTAGCTCCAGGAGGCGAAACCAGTCGTCGACGGTATAGATTGTGTGTCAAATATGCTGATTTCGGAGGAAGCGGCCACCTATAGTCATCCATAGTGGCACCACGATGGAGAAGACTGAAGTTGTTGGAAAATCAACTAAGATTATAGGGAATCAAATATTTTAAGGTTGAAGGTTCACAACAACGGAAAAAATCTTACGGCACAATACTGATTAGGAAAACATGACTTTTTTGTGAGAAAAAAACAAAGAGATATTGATTTCATTGTTCACTTTTTTTCTTCTCTGGAATATACACCAAAGTGTGTGTCTATGTATATTACAAAAAAAACCTTAAAATTTAATCTTACCTTTTACAAATGgtcaaaattaatcttaacatcaaGGTGTCAAGTAAAAAAGAGACGAAGCAACATATAAAAAAACAACAATGCAAAAATAAAAttcccagttttttttttttgaacaggagagGCCCCGAAGGACCTAGAGCTTCGGGGAAAGAAGAAGATTGTTGAGCAGTGACCACCAGCACCACGCC
This DNA window, taken from Lolium rigidum isolate FL_2022 unplaced genomic scaffold, APGP_CSIRO_Lrig_0.1 contig_48581_1, whole genome shotgun sequence, encodes the following:
- the LOC124681606 gene encoding vesicle-associated membrane protein 714-like — encoded protein: MAIVYALVARGTVVLAEFAAVSGNAGAVARRILEKLPAADAEPRLCFAQDRYIFHVLRSPADGLTFLCMANDTFGRRVPFIYLEDIQMRFMKNYGRVAHSALAYAMNDEFSRVLHHQMEFFSSNPSADTLNRLRGEVSEIHTVMVDNIDKILDRGDRISLLVDRTSTMQDSAFHFRKQSKRLRRALWMKNAKLLAVLTVVIVLLLYLIIAAFCGGLALSSCRS